One stretch of Prinia subflava isolate CZ2003 ecotype Zambia chromosome 7, Cam_Psub_1.2, whole genome shotgun sequence DNA includes these proteins:
- the CENPU gene encoding centromere protein U isoform X4 — MSSKKKIKTTHTSYKLEEHKANSNPRWKSLPLEEPDVSRILKLAETNHLEELEDSFDHPLHSTAVDAYGEEHSQNEALSHVSAPQSKKPRHSKPSDGDVQKSNTADAGEEPLKETVNTLNTTQFQAKKKRPSEENTSEPPVDSPQSVQIWCPKELKRTARDITELDVVLAEVEKIAANYRESIESNICRKAINDFSSAFKDQITDLIAGVQELKNMKEKNAKAITNIKKKRQQLVQVREELTGAELQLTQLQKEYAELQERKSSLRQAVELITDLKELQQDCLDYREENPKPKVVYGTSSLPALLVESRRILGAERHFESINMKLEEALAVQKEQRSKKN; from the exons ATGTcctcaaagaagaaaataaagacgACTCATACCAGCTATAAGCTAGAG GAGCACAAAGCCAACTCCAATCCTCGCTGGAAATCACTTCCTCTTGAGGAACCAGATGTCTCAAGGATATTGAAGTTGGCAGAAACAAATCACCTTGAGGAGCTTGAGGATTCCTTTG atCACCCTTTGCACAGTACTGCTGTGGATGCCTATGGAGAGGAACATTCACAAAACGAAGCACTCAGTCATGTTTCGGCACCACAAAG taaAAAACCGCGTCACTCAAAGCCCTCTGATGGTGATGTTCAGAAATCCAACACAGCTGATGCTGGAGAGGAACCCCTTAAGGAGACTGTG AACACTCTGAATACTACTCAGTTCCAGGCAAAAAAGAAGAGGCCTTCAGAGGAGAACACATCAGAGCCTCCTG TGGATAGCCCACAGTCTGTACAGATTTGGTGTCCCAAAGAGCTGAAGAGAACTGCTAGAGATATTACAGAACTGGATGTTGTTCTGGCCGAAGTTGAGAAAATAGCAGCAAATTACAG AGAAAGTATAGAATCAAACATTTGCAGAAAGGCTATCAATGACTTCTCTTCTGCTTTCAAGGACCAAATCACTGATCTT ATAGCAGGAGTCCAGGAATTAaagaatatgaaggaaaaaaatgctaag GCAATAACaaacatcaaaaagaaaaggcagcaaCTGGTGCAAGTCAGAGAAGAGCTAACTGG AGCTGAACTGCAACTGACACAACTACAAAAAGAAtatgctgagctgcaggaaaggaaaTCATCCTTGAGGCAAGCAGTTGAATTAATTACTGATTTAAAGGAGCTACAGCAAGACTGTTTGGATTATAGAGAAGAAAACCCGAAACCAAAAGTGGTA TATGGAActtccagcctccctgctcttCTGGTGGAGTCTCGGAGAATTCTGGGAGCAGAAAGGCACTTTGAGAGTATCAATATGAAACTGGAAGAGGCTCTGGCTGTACAAAAAGAGCAGAgatcaaagaaaaattaa
- the CENPU gene encoding centromere protein U isoform X1, translating into MSSKKKIKTTHTSYKLEEHKANSNPRWKSLPLEEPDVSRILKLAETNHLEELEDSFDHPLHSTAVDAYGEEHSQNEALSHVSAPQRQNRRSGGKKPKLSAFNLVFSKKPRHSKPSDGDVQKSNTADAGEEPLKETVNTLNTTQFQAKKKRPSEENTSEPPVDSPQSVQIWCPKELKRTARDITELDVVLAEVEKIAANYRESIESNICRKAINDFSSAFKDQITDLIAGVQELKNMKEKNAKAITNIKKKRQQLVQVREELTGAELQLTQLQKEYAELQERKSSLRQAVELITDLKELQQDCLDYREENPKPKVVYGTSSLPALLVESRRILGAERHFESINMKLEEALAVQKEQRSKKN; encoded by the exons ATGTcctcaaagaagaaaataaagacgACTCATACCAGCTATAAGCTAGAG GAGCACAAAGCCAACTCCAATCCTCGCTGGAAATCACTTCCTCTTGAGGAACCAGATGTCTCAAGGATATTGAAGTTGGCAGAAACAAATCACCTTGAGGAGCTTGAGGATTCCTTTG atCACCCTTTGCACAGTACTGCTGTGGATGCCTATGGAGAGGAACATTCACAAAACGAAGCACTCAGTCATGTTTCGGCACCACAAAGGCAAAACAGACGGTCTggtgggaaaaaaccaaaattgtcAGCATTTAATTTAGTCTTCAG taaAAAACCGCGTCACTCAAAGCCCTCTGATGGTGATGTTCAGAAATCCAACACAGCTGATGCTGGAGAGGAACCCCTTAAGGAGACTGTG AACACTCTGAATACTACTCAGTTCCAGGCAAAAAAGAAGAGGCCTTCAGAGGAGAACACATCAGAGCCTCCTG TGGATAGCCCACAGTCTGTACAGATTTGGTGTCCCAAAGAGCTGAAGAGAACTGCTAGAGATATTACAGAACTGGATGTTGTTCTGGCCGAAGTTGAGAAAATAGCAGCAAATTACAG AGAAAGTATAGAATCAAACATTTGCAGAAAGGCTATCAATGACTTCTCTTCTGCTTTCAAGGACCAAATCACTGATCTT ATAGCAGGAGTCCAGGAATTAaagaatatgaaggaaaaaaatgctaag GCAATAACaaacatcaaaaagaaaaggcagcaaCTGGTGCAAGTCAGAGAAGAGCTAACTGG AGCTGAACTGCAACTGACACAACTACAAAAAGAAtatgctgagctgcaggaaaggaaaTCATCCTTGAGGCAAGCAGTTGAATTAATTACTGATTTAAAGGAGCTACAGCAAGACTGTTTGGATTATAGAGAAGAAAACCCGAAACCAAAAGTGGTA TATGGAActtccagcctccctgctcttCTGGTGGAGTCTCGGAGAATTCTGGGAGCAGAAAGGCACTTTGAGAGTATCAATATGAAACTGGAAGAGGCTCTGGCTGTACAAAAAGAGCAGAgatcaaagaaaaattaa
- the CENPU gene encoding centromere protein U isoform X2, producing MSSKKKIKTTHTSYKLEEHKANSNPRWKSLPLEEPDVSRILKLAETNHLEELEDSFDHPLHSTAVDAYGEEHSQNEALSHVSAPQRQNRRSGGKKPKFKKPRHSKPSDGDVQKSNTADAGEEPLKETVNTLNTTQFQAKKKRPSEENTSEPPVDSPQSVQIWCPKELKRTARDITELDVVLAEVEKIAANYRESIESNICRKAINDFSSAFKDQITDLIAGVQELKNMKEKNAKAITNIKKKRQQLVQVREELTGAELQLTQLQKEYAELQERKSSLRQAVELITDLKELQQDCLDYREENPKPKVVYGTSSLPALLVESRRILGAERHFESINMKLEEALAVQKEQRSKKN from the exons ATGTcctcaaagaagaaaataaagacgACTCATACCAGCTATAAGCTAGAG GAGCACAAAGCCAACTCCAATCCTCGCTGGAAATCACTTCCTCTTGAGGAACCAGATGTCTCAAGGATATTGAAGTTGGCAGAAACAAATCACCTTGAGGAGCTTGAGGATTCCTTTG atCACCCTTTGCACAGTACTGCTGTGGATGCCTATGGAGAGGAACATTCACAAAACGAAGCACTCAGTCATGTTTCGGCACCACAAAGGCAAAACAGACGGTCTggtgggaaaaaaccaaaatt taaAAAACCGCGTCACTCAAAGCCCTCTGATGGTGATGTTCAGAAATCCAACACAGCTGATGCTGGAGAGGAACCCCTTAAGGAGACTGTG AACACTCTGAATACTACTCAGTTCCAGGCAAAAAAGAAGAGGCCTTCAGAGGAGAACACATCAGAGCCTCCTG TGGATAGCCCACAGTCTGTACAGATTTGGTGTCCCAAAGAGCTGAAGAGAACTGCTAGAGATATTACAGAACTGGATGTTGTTCTGGCCGAAGTTGAGAAAATAGCAGCAAATTACAG AGAAAGTATAGAATCAAACATTTGCAGAAAGGCTATCAATGACTTCTCTTCTGCTTTCAAGGACCAAATCACTGATCTT ATAGCAGGAGTCCAGGAATTAaagaatatgaaggaaaaaaatgctaag GCAATAACaaacatcaaaaagaaaaggcagcaaCTGGTGCAAGTCAGAGAAGAGCTAACTGG AGCTGAACTGCAACTGACACAACTACAAAAAGAAtatgctgagctgcaggaaaggaaaTCATCCTTGAGGCAAGCAGTTGAATTAATTACTGATTTAAAGGAGCTACAGCAAGACTGTTTGGATTATAGAGAAGAAAACCCGAAACCAAAAGTGGTA TATGGAActtccagcctccctgctcttCTGGTGGAGTCTCGGAGAATTCTGGGAGCAGAAAGGCACTTTGAGAGTATCAATATGAAACTGGAAGAGGCTCTGGCTGTACAAAAAGAGCAGAgatcaaagaaaaattaa
- the CENPU gene encoding centromere protein U isoform X3, whose amino-acid sequence MSSKKKIKTTHTSYKLEEHKANSNPRWKSLPLEEPDVSRILKLAETNHLEELEDSFDHPLHSTAVDAYGEEHSQNEALSHVSAPQRQNRRKKPRHSKPSDGDVQKSNTADAGEEPLKETVNTLNTTQFQAKKKRPSEENTSEPPVDSPQSVQIWCPKELKRTARDITELDVVLAEVEKIAANYRESIESNICRKAINDFSSAFKDQITDLIAGVQELKNMKEKNAKAITNIKKKRQQLVQVREELTGAELQLTQLQKEYAELQERKSSLRQAVELITDLKELQQDCLDYREENPKPKVVYGTSSLPALLVESRRILGAERHFESINMKLEEALAVQKEQRSKKN is encoded by the exons ATGTcctcaaagaagaaaataaagacgACTCATACCAGCTATAAGCTAGAG GAGCACAAAGCCAACTCCAATCCTCGCTGGAAATCACTTCCTCTTGAGGAACCAGATGTCTCAAGGATATTGAAGTTGGCAGAAACAAATCACCTTGAGGAGCTTGAGGATTCCTTTG atCACCCTTTGCACAGTACTGCTGTGGATGCCTATGGAGAGGAACATTCACAAAACGAAGCACTCAGTCATGTTTCGGCACCACAAAGGCAAAACAGACG taaAAAACCGCGTCACTCAAAGCCCTCTGATGGTGATGTTCAGAAATCCAACACAGCTGATGCTGGAGAGGAACCCCTTAAGGAGACTGTG AACACTCTGAATACTACTCAGTTCCAGGCAAAAAAGAAGAGGCCTTCAGAGGAGAACACATCAGAGCCTCCTG TGGATAGCCCACAGTCTGTACAGATTTGGTGTCCCAAAGAGCTGAAGAGAACTGCTAGAGATATTACAGAACTGGATGTTGTTCTGGCCGAAGTTGAGAAAATAGCAGCAAATTACAG AGAAAGTATAGAATCAAACATTTGCAGAAAGGCTATCAATGACTTCTCTTCTGCTTTCAAGGACCAAATCACTGATCTT ATAGCAGGAGTCCAGGAATTAaagaatatgaaggaaaaaaatgctaag GCAATAACaaacatcaaaaagaaaaggcagcaaCTGGTGCAAGTCAGAGAAGAGCTAACTGG AGCTGAACTGCAACTGACACAACTACAAAAAGAAtatgctgagctgcaggaaaggaaaTCATCCTTGAGGCAAGCAGTTGAATTAATTACTGATTTAAAGGAGCTACAGCAAGACTGTTTGGATTATAGAGAAGAAAACCCGAAACCAAAAGTGGTA TATGGAActtccagcctccctgctcttCTGGTGGAGTCTCGGAGAATTCTGGGAGCAGAAAGGCACTTTGAGAGTATCAATATGAAACTGGAAGAGGCTCTGGCTGTACAAAAAGAGCAGAgatcaaagaaaaattaa
- the PRIMPOL gene encoding DNA-directed primase/polymerase protein isoform X1 yields MAAGSGRWRRNEEKWLERLKKVEELAAHYERNPLPEVYRPRLSKPSMPSSVWKIFSRQAEAFNYVKTCEEDVHVFALEKNTQSGQRFYLVTTYKQLWFYYTKDYKTSLMHCYEVIPEKDACKLYFDLEFYKPVNPDADGKNMVMKLIELVSQKLKELYDVNCSSKDVLNLDSSTDEKFSRHLIFLPQKTVFKDNTHIGNFVRTILQPAIRLMESRAAVIPAEGAGHVFQCSAGAGLDDSLTNLTAVQDDSKDWPAIAQETNDMEMPHQEENGDFSFLIVNDKEGNKQLFVDLGVYTKNRNFRMYKSSKAGKNVILKIAEDNKFIPNCEKDVSLEEAYFLSSLICNIGASDDIKFLSSGFSEEERKMSAFLNSKTTRSSRDPMEGYQGSPYPEIDNFVRSLVNKDGLQGGIRQWSYFSLKELLIYDISGYRWCENIGRPHKSNNIMILVDLKNEVWYQKCHDPVCREQNFKSQSLPLPPGICLPSLFKEEEESLLMDDRGHTEGEVNAHLNVAGLSKSSVSSENSWSQDFLLSDSEWANTSNDACFLEAAEDVELAEAAEDSLNYAMEEIPDEVLLEALKKEDPCTKEGS; encoded by the exons AtggcggcggggagcgggcgcTGGCG gagaaatgaagagaaatggCTAGAAAGACTGAAGAAAGTGGAAGAACTCGCTGCTCACTATGAAAGAAATCCTCTTCCTGAAGTTTACAGACCAAGATTGTCCAAACCCTCTATGCCATCCTctgtttggaaaatattttctcgACAGGCTGAAGCTTTTAACTATGTAAAAACCTGCGAAGAG gaTGTTCATGtgtttgctttggaaaagaacacacagagtGGACAGAGGTTTTACCTTGTAACAACATATAAACAGCTTTGGTTTTATTACAC cAAAGATTACAAAACAAGTCTTATGCATTGCTATGAAGTAATTCCTGAAAAAGATGCTTGCaaactttattttgatttggAGTTTTACAAACCAGTGAATCCTGATGCAGATGGCAAGAATATGGTCATGAAGCTAATTGAG CTTGTCAGccaaaaattaaaagaacttTATGATGTAAATTGTTCATCAAAAGATGTCTTGAACTTGGATTCCAGTACTGATGAAAAATTTAGCCGGCACTTAATATTTCTACCCCAAAAGACTGTATTTAAGGATAACACTCATATTG GTAACTTTGTGAGAACCATTTTGCAGCCTGCCATAAGATTAatggagagcagggctgctgtgatTCCAGCCGAAGGAGCAGGGCATGTTTTCCAGtgttctgcaggagctggatTAGATGATTCTCTTACAAACCTCACAGCTGTTCAGGATGATTCTAAAGACTGGCCAGCCATTGCTCAGGAAACAAACGATATGGAAATGCCACACCAGGAAGAAAATGGTGATTTTTCCTTCCTAATAGTAAATGATAAAGAAGGCAACAAGCAGCTTTTTGTGGATCTAG GAGTTTATACAAAGAATAGAAATTTCCGGATGTATAAGTCatcaaaagcaggaaaaaatgtgaTTCTGAAGATAGCAGAGGATAATAAGTTTATCCCCAACTGTGAAAAGGATGTTTCCTTGGAAGAAgcatattttctttcctctttaatCTGCAACATTGG agCAAGTGATGACATAAAATTTCTGTCATCTGGCTTttcagaggaggagagaaaaatgtctGCTTTCTTAAACAGTAAAACTACCAGAAGCAGCAGAG ATCCCATGGAAGGTTACCAGGGTTCACCATATCCAGAAATCGATAATTTTGTTCGTTCTTTGGTTAATAAAGATGGGCTACAAGGAG gGATACGACAATGGAGTTACTTCTCTCTCAAAGAACTGCTTATTTATGATATTTCTGGTTACCGTTGGTGTGAAAATATTGGAAGACCTCACAAAAGTAACAATATAAT GATTCTGGTAGATCTAAAGAATGAAGTCTGGTATCAAAAGTGCCACGATCCTGTctgcagagaacaaaacttCAAATCACAAA GTCTTCCGTTACCGCCTGGGATATGCCTGCCCTCTCTTTTCAAAGAG GAAGAAGAGTCCTTGCTAATGGATGACAGGGGGCACACAGAAGGAGAAGTAAATGCACATTTGAACGTGGCAGGCTTGTCAAAAAGCTCAGTATCTTCAGAGAACAGCTGGTCTCAAGACTTCCTGTTGTCAGACAGCGAGTGGGCAAACACAAGTAATGATGCCTGTTTCCTAGAAGCTGCTGAAGATGTAGAACTAGCTGAAGCTGCAGAAGATAGTCTGAATTATGCCATGGAAGAAATCCCAGATGAAGTTCTTTTGGAAGCTTTAAAGAAGGAAGACCCCTGCACTAAGGAAGGCAGCTAA
- the PRIMPOL gene encoding DNA-directed primase/polymerase protein isoform X2 produces MPSSVWKIFSRQAEAFNYVKTCEEDVHVFALEKNTQSGQRFYLVTTYKQLWFYYTKDYKTSLMHCYEVIPEKDACKLYFDLEFYKPVNPDADGKNMVMKLIELVSQKLKELYDVNCSSKDVLNLDSSTDEKFSRHLIFLPQKTVFKDNTHIGNFVRTILQPAIRLMESRAAVIPAEGAGHVFQCSAGAGLDDSLTNLTAVQDDSKDWPAIAQETNDMEMPHQEENGDFSFLIVNDKEGNKQLFVDLGVYTKNRNFRMYKSSKAGKNVILKIAEDNKFIPNCEKDVSLEEAYFLSSLICNIGASDDIKFLSSGFSEEERKMSAFLNSKTTRSSRDPMEGYQGSPYPEIDNFVRSLVNKDGLQGGIRQWSYFSLKELLIYDISGYRWCENIGRPHKSNNIMILVDLKNEVWYQKCHDPVCREQNFKSQSLPLPPGICLPSLFKEEEESLLMDDRGHTEGEVNAHLNVAGLSKSSVSSENSWSQDFLLSDSEWANTSNDACFLEAAEDVELAEAAEDSLNYAMEEIPDEVLLEALKKEDPCTKEGS; encoded by the exons ATGCCATCCTctgtttggaaaatattttctcgACAGGCTGAAGCTTTTAACTATGTAAAAACCTGCGAAGAG gaTGTTCATGtgtttgctttggaaaagaacacacagagtGGACAGAGGTTTTACCTTGTAACAACATATAAACAGCTTTGGTTTTATTACAC cAAAGATTACAAAACAAGTCTTATGCATTGCTATGAAGTAATTCCTGAAAAAGATGCTTGCaaactttattttgatttggAGTTTTACAAACCAGTGAATCCTGATGCAGATGGCAAGAATATGGTCATGAAGCTAATTGAG CTTGTCAGccaaaaattaaaagaacttTATGATGTAAATTGTTCATCAAAAGATGTCTTGAACTTGGATTCCAGTACTGATGAAAAATTTAGCCGGCACTTAATATTTCTACCCCAAAAGACTGTATTTAAGGATAACACTCATATTG GTAACTTTGTGAGAACCATTTTGCAGCCTGCCATAAGATTAatggagagcagggctgctgtgatTCCAGCCGAAGGAGCAGGGCATGTTTTCCAGtgttctgcaggagctggatTAGATGATTCTCTTACAAACCTCACAGCTGTTCAGGATGATTCTAAAGACTGGCCAGCCATTGCTCAGGAAACAAACGATATGGAAATGCCACACCAGGAAGAAAATGGTGATTTTTCCTTCCTAATAGTAAATGATAAAGAAGGCAACAAGCAGCTTTTTGTGGATCTAG GAGTTTATACAAAGAATAGAAATTTCCGGATGTATAAGTCatcaaaagcaggaaaaaatgtgaTTCTGAAGATAGCAGAGGATAATAAGTTTATCCCCAACTGTGAAAAGGATGTTTCCTTGGAAGAAgcatattttctttcctctttaatCTGCAACATTGG agCAAGTGATGACATAAAATTTCTGTCATCTGGCTTttcagaggaggagagaaaaatgtctGCTTTCTTAAACAGTAAAACTACCAGAAGCAGCAGAG ATCCCATGGAAGGTTACCAGGGTTCACCATATCCAGAAATCGATAATTTTGTTCGTTCTTTGGTTAATAAAGATGGGCTACAAGGAG gGATACGACAATGGAGTTACTTCTCTCTCAAAGAACTGCTTATTTATGATATTTCTGGTTACCGTTGGTGTGAAAATATTGGAAGACCTCACAAAAGTAACAATATAAT GATTCTGGTAGATCTAAAGAATGAAGTCTGGTATCAAAAGTGCCACGATCCTGTctgcagagaacaaaacttCAAATCACAAA GTCTTCCGTTACCGCCTGGGATATGCCTGCCCTCTCTTTTCAAAGAG GAAGAAGAGTCCTTGCTAATGGATGACAGGGGGCACACAGAAGGAGAAGTAAATGCACATTTGAACGTGGCAGGCTTGTCAAAAAGCTCAGTATCTTCAGAGAACAGCTGGTCTCAAGACTTCCTGTTGTCAGACAGCGAGTGGGCAAACACAAGTAATGATGCCTGTTTCCTAGAAGCTGCTGAAGATGTAGAACTAGCTGAAGCTGCAGAAGATAGTCTGAATTATGCCATGGAAGAAATCCCAGATGAAGTTCTTTTGGAAGCTTTAAAGAAGGAAGACCCCTGCACTAAGGAAGGCAGCTAA
- the PRIMPOL gene encoding DNA-directed primase/polymerase protein isoform X3 has translation MHCYEVIPEKDACKLYFDLEFYKPVNPDADGKNMVMKLIELVSQKLKELYDVNCSSKDVLNLDSSTDEKFSRHLIFLPQKTVFKDNTHIGNFVRTILQPAIRLMESRAAVIPAEGAGHVFQCSAGAGLDDSLTNLTAVQDDSKDWPAIAQETNDMEMPHQEENGDFSFLIVNDKEGNKQLFVDLGVYTKNRNFRMYKSSKAGKNVILKIAEDNKFIPNCEKDVSLEEAYFLSSLICNIGASDDIKFLSSGFSEEERKMSAFLNSKTTRSSRDPMEGYQGSPYPEIDNFVRSLVNKDGLQGGIRQWSYFSLKELLIYDISGYRWCENIGRPHKSNNIMILVDLKNEVWYQKCHDPVCREQNFKSQSLPLPPGICLPSLFKEEEESLLMDDRGHTEGEVNAHLNVAGLSKSSVSSENSWSQDFLLSDSEWANTSNDACFLEAAEDVELAEAAEDSLNYAMEEIPDEVLLEALKKEDPCTKEGS, from the exons ATGCATTGCTATGAAGTAATTCCTGAAAAAGATGCTTGCaaactttattttgatttggAGTTTTACAAACCAGTGAATCCTGATGCAGATGGCAAGAATATGGTCATGAAGCTAATTGAG CTTGTCAGccaaaaattaaaagaacttTATGATGTAAATTGTTCATCAAAAGATGTCTTGAACTTGGATTCCAGTACTGATGAAAAATTTAGCCGGCACTTAATATTTCTACCCCAAAAGACTGTATTTAAGGATAACACTCATATTG GTAACTTTGTGAGAACCATTTTGCAGCCTGCCATAAGATTAatggagagcagggctgctgtgatTCCAGCCGAAGGAGCAGGGCATGTTTTCCAGtgttctgcaggagctggatTAGATGATTCTCTTACAAACCTCACAGCTGTTCAGGATGATTCTAAAGACTGGCCAGCCATTGCTCAGGAAACAAACGATATGGAAATGCCACACCAGGAAGAAAATGGTGATTTTTCCTTCCTAATAGTAAATGATAAAGAAGGCAACAAGCAGCTTTTTGTGGATCTAG GAGTTTATACAAAGAATAGAAATTTCCGGATGTATAAGTCatcaaaagcaggaaaaaatgtgaTTCTGAAGATAGCAGAGGATAATAAGTTTATCCCCAACTGTGAAAAGGATGTTTCCTTGGAAGAAgcatattttctttcctctttaatCTGCAACATTGG agCAAGTGATGACATAAAATTTCTGTCATCTGGCTTttcagaggaggagagaaaaatgtctGCTTTCTTAAACAGTAAAACTACCAGAAGCAGCAGAG ATCCCATGGAAGGTTACCAGGGTTCACCATATCCAGAAATCGATAATTTTGTTCGTTCTTTGGTTAATAAAGATGGGCTACAAGGAG gGATACGACAATGGAGTTACTTCTCTCTCAAAGAACTGCTTATTTATGATATTTCTGGTTACCGTTGGTGTGAAAATATTGGAAGACCTCACAAAAGTAACAATATAAT GATTCTGGTAGATCTAAAGAATGAAGTCTGGTATCAAAAGTGCCACGATCCTGTctgcagagaacaaaacttCAAATCACAAA GTCTTCCGTTACCGCCTGGGATATGCCTGCCCTCTCTTTTCAAAGAG GAAGAAGAGTCCTTGCTAATGGATGACAGGGGGCACACAGAAGGAGAAGTAAATGCACATTTGAACGTGGCAGGCTTGTCAAAAAGCTCAGTATCTTCAGAGAACAGCTGGTCTCAAGACTTCCTGTTGTCAGACAGCGAGTGGGCAAACACAAGTAATGATGCCTGTTTCCTAGAAGCTGCTGAAGATGTAGAACTAGCTGAAGCTGCAGAAGATAGTCTGAATTATGCCATGGAAGAAATCCCAGATGAAGTTCTTTTGGAAGCTTTAAAGAAGGAAGACCCCTGCACTAAGGAAGGCAGCTAA
- the CASP3 gene encoding caspase-3 gives MTDIGDGPHLRKDQADAKSIPDFKGKNLPASKSMDSGILPDHSYRMDYPEMGECVIINNKNFDKRTGMASRSGTDADAASVRDIFMKLGYKVRINNDLSCKDIFRVLKNVSEEDHSKRSSFVCVLLSHGEEGLIYGTDGPLELKVLTSLFRGDRCRSLAGKPKLFFIQACRGTELDSGIETDSGSEETMCQKIPVEADFLYAYSTAPGYYSWRNSAEGSWFIQSLCKMLKEHARKLELMQILTRVNRRVAEYESCSTRQDFNAKKQIPCIVSMLTKEFYFPS, from the exons ATGACAGACATAGGAGATGGACCACATTTGAGGAAAGATCAGGCAGATGCAAAATCTATTCCAGATTTTAAAGG AAAGAACCTACCTGCTAGCAAGTCTATGGACTCTGGAATTCTGCCAGACCACAGTTACAGAATGGATTATCCAGAGATGGGGGAATGTGTAATAATAAACAATAAGAACTTCGACAAACGTACCG GGATGGCGTCACGTTCAGGTACAGATGCAGATGCTGCAAGTGTTAGAGACATTTTTATGAAGTTGGGATATAAAGTAAGGATCAACAATGATCTTTCATGTAAAGACATTTTTAGAGTATTGAAAAATG tttctgAGGAGGATCACAGCAAGCGAAgcagttttgtttgtgtgttgcTAAGCCATGGCGAGGAGGGATTGATCTATGGTACAGATGGGCCTCTTGAGCTGAAAGTACTAACAAGCCTTTTCAGAGGTGACAGGTGCAGAAGTTTGGCAGGAAAACCCAAGCTCTTTTTCATTCAG GCTTGTAGAGGGACAGAGTTGGATTCCGGCATTGAGACAGACAGTGGATCAGAGGAAACAATGTGTCAGAAAATACCTGTAGAGGCAGACTTCCTCTATGCCTATTCTACAGCTCCAG GCTATTACTCCTGGAGAAATTCAGCTGAAGGGTCATGGTTTATTCAGTCACTGTGTAAAATGCTGAAGGAACATGCAAGGAAACTTGAACTCATGCAGATTTTAACTCGTGTCAATCGCAGAGTGGCAGAGTATGAGTCCTGCTCAACTCGACAAGATTTTAATGCAAAGAAACAGATTCCATGTATTGTCTCTATGCTCACCAAagaattttatttcccttcctaa